The following proteins are co-located in the Hydrogenophaga sp. RAC07 genome:
- a CDS encoding phytanoyl-CoA dioxygenase family protein: MARTHALDAATVEAYTADGAVVLRGVFNASELAQLERGIEHNLAHLSPLALVASETDDPGRFVEDFCTWQDNPAYQHILCDSALPHIAAQLMQSRGARIYHDHLLVKEPGTRQPTPWHQDQPYYNVSGRQNVSFWIPVDPVPMASTLRFVAGSHAGIWYMPRTFRDQQAKWFPEGALAELPAIEAEPERFGQLAWALEPGDCVAFHMLSLHASSGVGPGQRRRVFSARYLGDDARHAPRPWRTSPQFPGLAGRLPEGATLDDPLFPSVWPVR, from the coding sequence ATGGCGCGCACGCACGCACTGGACGCCGCGACGGTCGAGGCCTACACGGCAGACGGCGCCGTGGTGTTGCGCGGCGTGTTCAACGCCAGCGAGCTCGCCCAGCTCGAACGCGGCATCGAACACAACCTGGCGCACCTGAGTCCGCTCGCACTGGTGGCCAGTGAGACAGATGACCCGGGGCGCTTCGTTGAAGACTTCTGCACCTGGCAGGACAACCCGGCGTACCAGCATATCCTGTGCGATTCCGCTCTGCCGCACATCGCCGCCCAGCTCATGCAGAGCCGCGGCGCGCGGATCTACCACGACCACCTGCTGGTGAAAGAGCCGGGCACGCGTCAGCCCACGCCCTGGCACCAGGACCAGCCTTACTACAACGTGAGTGGTCGCCAGAACGTGAGCTTCTGGATTCCGGTCGACCCGGTGCCGATGGCGAGCACGCTGCGCTTCGTCGCAGGCTCGCACGCCGGCATTTGGTACATGCCGCGCACCTTCCGCGACCAGCAGGCGAAGTGGTTTCCTGAAGGCGCGCTCGCCGAGTTGCCCGCGATCGAAGCCGAGCCCGAGCGTTTTGGCCAGCTGGCGTGGGCGCTGGAGCCCGGCGACTGCGTGGCCTTTCACATGCTCAGCCTGCACGCTTCCAGCGGCGTCGGTCCGGGGCAGCGGCGGCGCGTTTTTTCCGCCCGCTACCTGGGTGACGACGCGCGCCACGCGCCGCGGCCCTGGCGCACCTCGCCTCAGTTTCCCGGCCTGGCCGGGCGTCTGCCCGAGGGCGCCACGCTCGACGATCCCCTTTTCCCATCCGTCTGGCCTGTGCGCTGA
- a CDS encoding DUF808 domain-containing protein, with the protein MAASSLLLLIDDIAAILDDVAVMTKVAARQGVAAADDVAVMTKLAVKKTAGVLGDDLALNAQQVTGVKADRELPVVWAVAKGSMINKAILVPAALLISVVAPWAITPLLMLGGLFLCYEGVEKLVHAFGAHKAEDEAEHAKLLQAVADKNVDLVAFEKEKIKGAVRTDFILSAEIIVISLGTVAAASMGQRVAVLVGISLLMTVGVYGLVAGIVKLDDLGLYLNQQVASWKQAIGRGILTAAPWLMKTLSVVGTAAMFLVGGGILVHGVPAVGHGIEDFAATLGWVAPVVTSLAGALVGVVAGAVVLLVVGFIGRLRGKKPQPA; encoded by the coding sequence ATGGCCGCCAGCAGCTTGCTTTTGTTGATCGACGACATTGCCGCCATCCTCGATGACGTTGCGGTGATGACCAAGGTGGCCGCGCGTCAGGGGGTTGCCGCCGCGGATGATGTGGCCGTGATGACCAAACTGGCCGTGAAGAAGACGGCCGGTGTGCTGGGTGACGACCTGGCGCTCAACGCCCAGCAGGTCACCGGCGTGAAGGCCGACCGCGAGCTGCCGGTGGTGTGGGCGGTGGCCAAGGGCTCGATGATCAACAAGGCCATCCTGGTGCCGGCGGCGCTGCTCATCAGCGTGGTCGCGCCCTGGGCCATCACACCGCTGCTCATGCTCGGTGGACTCTTCCTCTGCTACGAAGGCGTTGAAAAACTCGTGCACGCGTTCGGCGCCCACAAGGCCGAAGACGAGGCCGAGCACGCGAAGCTGCTGCAGGCCGTGGCCGACAAAAACGTGGATCTGGTGGCCTTCGAGAAAGAGAAGATCAAGGGTGCCGTGCGCACCGATTTCATCCTCTCGGCCGAGATCATCGTGATCAGCCTGGGCACGGTGGCCGCGGCCAGCATGGGCCAGCGTGTCGCGGTGCTCGTGGGCATTTCACTGCTCATGACGGTGGGCGTGTATGGTCTCGTGGCCGGCATCGTCAAGCTGGACGATCTGGGCCTGTACCTGAACCAGCAGGTGGCCAGCTGGAAGCAGGCGATCGGCCGCGGCATTCTCACCGCTGCGCCCTGGCTCATGAAAACACTCTCGGTGGTCGGTACCGCCGCCATGTTCCTGGTGGGCGGTGGCATCCTGGTGCATGGCGTGCCCGCAGTGGGCCACGGCATCGAGGACTTCGCCGCCACGCTGGGCTGGGTGGCGCCGGTGGTGACCAGCCTGGCCGGTGCGCTGGTGGGTGTGGTGGCCGGTGCGGTGGTGCTGCTGGTGGTGGGTTTCATCGGACGCCTGCGCGGCAAGAAGCCCCAGCCCGCCTGA
- a CDS encoding toll/interleukin-1 receptor domain-containing protein has translation MDGIFISYRRDDSAGYAGRLYDRLSAHFGADQVFMDVAGIELGTDFVTAIEQAVGSCKVLIVVIGDEWLSTTDAAARRRLDDPHDFVRLETSVALEREIRVVPVLVGGALMPRSEELPAELKPLARRQAIEISHKQWEASTRELILALTTMLGKRADAGITRPAATVDTPRETQALVGSTHSTAVTPTRSDGRLRWEGLGAGALALGLWAVWPGDEDPAPAVASTTLLTAEAARAPGAPVVVAAAPVPSPAPAPAAAPALVTAAAPPAKPAVLAATPVVTAPETVAATPTRPRPAANPATAAPPSTPRPTQQVAVTRPQPMEVAAPAPATVAAVPERAPEVAREVNAALPRPGESWTYRTSGKWPTSPRRDIVISVQSVRDGLVTDVLRADAEARVLGDSRRAIGSRPAFLKWEQIGLEYSPYLGAFRDLGTLGPLSDFATPDVDTWGQWYSQAKVLGRETVNVPGGRFEAFKVEVWSSRSATGGSTLASIEPVRIHYLVWYAPEVKRYVKMQRRVISANSREIEKDLFELVAHR, from the coding sequence ATGGACGGGATCTTCATCAGCTACCGCAGGGACGACTCGGCCGGTTACGCCGGACGGCTGTACGACCGGCTTTCGGCCCACTTCGGCGCCGACCAGGTGTTCATGGATGTGGCGGGGATCGAACTCGGCACCGACTTCGTCACCGCCATCGAACAGGCGGTGGGCTCCTGCAAGGTGCTCATTGTTGTCATCGGAGACGAATGGCTCAGCACCACCGATGCCGCCGCGCGCCGGCGGCTCGACGACCCCCACGACTTTGTGCGCCTGGAAACCAGCGTGGCACTGGAGCGCGAGATCCGCGTGGTGCCGGTGCTCGTGGGTGGCGCCCTCATGCCGCGAAGTGAAGAACTGCCCGCCGAACTCAAGCCGCTGGCGCGGCGCCAGGCCATCGAGATCAGCCACAAACAGTGGGAGGCGTCCACGCGCGAACTGATCCTGGCGCTCACCACCATGCTGGGCAAACGCGCGGACGCCGGCATCACGCGGCCCGCTGCCACGGTGGACACGCCCCGCGAAACCCAGGCACTTGTGGGCTCGACCCACTCAACCGCCGTGACCCCGACCCGCAGCGACGGGCGGTTGCGCTGGGAGGGGCTGGGCGCCGGCGCGCTCGCACTCGGTCTTTGGGCCGTCTGGCCCGGTGATGAAGACCCCGCGCCCGCGGTCGCCTCCACGACCCTGCTCACCGCCGAGGCTGCCCGGGCGCCCGGAGCGCCGGTGGTGGTCGCCGCCGCACCGGTGCCGTCGCCTGCACCTGCACCCGCTGCCGCGCCGGCTCTTGTGACCGCGGCGGCGCCTCCAGCGAAGCCTGCTGTGCTGGCGGCGACGCCGGTGGTGACAGCCCCGGAAACCGTGGCCGCCACACCGACCCGTCCGCGCCCCGCCGCGAACCCGGCCACAGCGGCTCCACCGTCGACCCCCCGGCCCACCCAGCAGGTCGCTGTGACACGTCCACAGCCGATGGAAGTAGCGGCGCCGGCGCCTGCCACGGTCGCTGCGGTGCCGGAGCGTGCACCCGAGGTGGCGCGCGAAGTCAACGCCGCCTTGCCCCGCCCCGGTGAGAGCTGGACCTACCGCACCAGCGGCAAATGGCCCACCAGCCCGCGCCGCGACATCGTGATTTCGGTGCAGTCGGTGCGCGACGGGTTGGTGACCGACGTCCTGCGCGCCGACGCCGAGGCGCGCGTCCTGGGCGACTCGCGCCGCGCCATCGGCAGCCGCCCCGCGTTCCTGAAATGGGAACAGATCGGTCTGGAGTACAGCCCCTATCTGGGCGCCTTCCGCGACCTGGGCACCCTGGGTCCGCTGAGCGATTTCGCCACCCCGGACGTGGACACCTGGGGTCAGTGGTACTCGCAGGCCAAGGTGCTCGGGCGCGAGACGGTGAATGTGCCGGGTGGCCGCTTCGAGGCCTTCAAGGTCGAGGTCTGGAGCAGCCGCAGTGCCACCGGGGGCTCGACCTTGGCCTCCATCGAGCCGGTGCGCATCCACTACCTGGTCTGGTACGCGCCCGAGGTCAAGCGTTACGTGAAGATGCAGCGGCGCGTGATCAGTGCGAACAGCCGGGAGATCGAGAAAGACCTCTTCGAGCTGGTGGCGCACCGCTGA
- a CDS encoding hemerythrin domain-containing protein has translation MSTTTLPGTDAPTQADAPLTTFTDCHVGILKRLQSLDALPALLAPAAQARQIAADSLSFFREAIFEHHLDEERDLFPAVLASAQPGAERERVRAMTERLTNEHRAIETLWKSLEKALKRVGKGQDADLDVEDLHQLVAAYAAHAGFEEAEFLPLSETILGRNSNHMAALGLSLHMRHVPQPNAYI, from the coding sequence ATGAGCACCACCACACTCCCAGGCACAGACGCCCCCACACAGGCCGACGCGCCCCTGACCACCTTCACCGATTGCCACGTCGGCATCCTCAAACGCCTGCAATCGCTGGATGCGCTGCCTGCGCTGCTGGCGCCCGCGGCCCAGGCGCGCCAGATCGCAGCGGACTCGCTGTCGTTCTTCCGCGAAGCGATCTTTGAGCACCACCTGGACGAAGAGCGCGACCTGTTTCCGGCCGTGCTCGCCAGCGCCCAGCCCGGCGCCGAGCGTGAGCGTGTGCGGGCCATGACCGAGCGGTTGACCAACGAACACCGCGCCATCGAGACGCTCTGGAAAAGTCTCGAAAAGGCACTCAAGCGCGTGGGCAAGGGGCAAGACGCCGACCTCGATGTGGAGGATCTGCACCAGCTTGTGGCCGCGTATGCGGCCCACGCCGGCTTTGAGGAAGCAGAGTTCCTGCCGCTGTCCGAAACCATTCTGGGCCGCAACAGCAACCACATGGCTGCGCTCGGTTTGTCGCTGCACATGCGGCACGTGCCTCAGCCGAACGCCTACATCTGA
- a CDS encoding alpha/beta fold hydrolase: protein MTEAANPTQTSIVLVHGAWHGAWCWSRVLPLLRSAGVDCHAVTLTGVGERAHLMAPTIDLHTHVQDVIGLVEAEELQRVVLVGHSYAGMVITGVADRLQASHPGLLAHLVYLDAALPYPGDSWSSHHSEETKQARIAASQASGGLSFPPPDASLFGLSGADRDWVNRRQTPQPFKLYQQPLPFDAERVAAVPRTFIDCTQPALATIAPSRVRVRAEPGWNVVEMATGHDPMVSEPAALSQILLDIQRRA from the coding sequence TTGACCGAAGCCGCCAACCCCACACAGACCTCCATCGTGCTTGTGCACGGCGCCTGGCACGGTGCCTGGTGCTGGAGTCGGGTGCTGCCGCTGCTGCGCAGTGCGGGCGTGGACTGCCACGCCGTCACGCTGACCGGGGTGGGTGAACGCGCCCACCTGATGGCGCCCACCATCGATCTGCACACCCACGTTCAGGACGTCATCGGTCTGGTCGAAGCCGAGGAACTGCAGCGAGTGGTGTTGGTGGGGCACAGCTACGCGGGCATGGTGATCACCGGCGTGGCCGATCGCCTGCAAGCCAGCCACCCCGGGCTGCTGGCGCACCTGGTGTACCTGGACGCCGCGTTGCCGTACCCCGGTGACAGCTGGAGCAGCCACCACTCGGAGGAAACGAAACAGGCCCGCATCGCGGCATCGCAGGCCAGCGGTGGCCTGAGTTTTCCGCCGCCCGATGCCAGCCTGTTCGGCCTGAGCGGCGCCGACCGCGACTGGGTCAACCGACGCCAGACACCCCAGCCCTTCAAGCTGTACCAGCAGCCGCTGCCGTTCGACGCCGAGCGGGTGGCGGCCGTGCCGCGCACCTTCATCGACTGCACCCAGCCGGCGCTGGCCACCATCGCGCCCTCGCGGGTGCGGGTGCGCGCCGAGCCCGGGTGGAACGTGGTGGAGATGGCCACCGGCCACGATCCCATGGTCAGCGAGCCAGCGGCGCTCAGCCAGATCCTGCTGGACATCCAGCGCCGTGCCTGA
- a CDS encoding DUF1624 domain-containing protein, whose amino-acid sequence MTQRLDRIDLLRAVAMLWMTAYHFCFDLNFFRLIREDFYRDPFWTWQRTAIVSLFLFTAGLSQAVAVHQGQTWARFWRRWLQVAGAAVLVTAGSLLVFPNSFIYFGVLHGIALMLIVVRLTAGWGAWLWLLSGLAIGLKFAAPALIQAVPALEVLNTPWLNWLGLISRKPETEDYVPLLPWLGVMWWGMAAGRWAVRERPHWLGSVAPARGGHKMLVFLGRWSLSYYLLHQPVLMALIWLGMQLA is encoded by the coding sequence ATGACGCAACGCCTGGACCGCATCGACCTGCTGCGCGCCGTCGCCATGCTGTGGATGACGGCGTACCACTTCTGCTTCGACCTCAACTTCTTTCGCCTGATCCGCGAAGACTTCTACCGTGACCCGTTCTGGACCTGGCAGCGCACTGCCATCGTGAGCCTGTTCTTGTTCACCGCCGGCCTCTCCCAGGCGGTGGCGGTGCACCAGGGGCAGACCTGGGCGCGCTTCTGGCGCCGCTGGCTGCAGGTGGCCGGCGCGGCGGTGCTGGTGACCGCCGGTTCGCTGCTGGTCTTCCCGAACAGCTTCATCTACTTCGGCGTGCTGCACGGCATCGCGCTCATGCTCATCGTCGTTCGCCTGACCGCGGGGTGGGGCGCGTGGCTGTGGCTGCTGAGCGGCCTGGCCATCGGACTCAAATTCGCAGCTCCGGCCTTGATCCAGGCAGTTCCCGCGCTGGAGGTGCTCAACACACCCTGGCTCAACTGGCTGGGCCTCATCAGCCGCAAGCCGGAGACCGAGGACTACGTTCCCCTGTTGCCCTGGTTGGGCGTCATGTGGTGGGGCATGGCCGCCGGGCGTTGGGCCGTTCGTGAACGACCGCATTGGCTGGGCAGCGTTGCGCCGGCCAGGGGTGGACACAAAATGCTGGTGTTCCTGGGGCGCTGGAGCCTGAGCTACTACCTGCTGCACCAGCCTGTGTTGATGGCGCTGATCTGGCTGGGAATGCAGCTGGCCTGA
- a CDS encoding foldase protein PrsA, with amino-acid sequence MKFSRSALTVAVLVAASFGASAQNIAIVNGKAVPTARLDVLAQQIAASGRPVDDNVRAQLKEEVVLREVFMQEAQKRGIGATDEFKNQLELARQTIMIRALFADFQAKNPVTDADIKAEYDKFVAANGGKEYRARHILVEKEEEAKAIIASLKGKGKFEDIAKKQSKDPGSGANGGDLDWAAAASYVPEFSEAMVKLEKGQTTPVPVKTQFGWHIIRVDDVRQAELPKMEDIKPQIAQQMQQQKLTEFQKTLREKAKIE; translated from the coding sequence ATGAAATTTTCCCGCTCAGCCCTAACCGTGGCCGTGCTTGTTGCCGCTTCCTTTGGCGCTTCCGCCCAGAACATCGCCATCGTCAACGGCAAGGCTGTGCCGACCGCGCGCCTGGACGTGCTGGCGCAGCAAATTGCCGCCAGCGGCCGTCCGGTGGACGACAACGTGCGCGCCCAGCTCAAGGAAGAAGTGGTGCTGCGCGAGGTGTTCATGCAGGAAGCGCAGAAGCGCGGCATCGGCGCCACCGACGAGTTCAAGAACCAGCTTGAGCTGGCCCGCCAGACCATCATGATCCGCGCGCTGTTCGCCGATTTCCAGGCCAAGAACCCGGTGACCGACGCCGACATCAAGGCCGAGTACGACAAGTTCGTCGCGGCCAACGGCGGCAAGGAATACCGCGCCCGCCACATCCTGGTCGAGAAGGAAGAAGAAGCCAAGGCCATCATTGCCTCGCTCAAGGGCAAGGGCAAGTTCGAGGACATCGCCAAGAAGCAGTCCAAGGACCCAGGGTCTGGTGCCAACGGTGGTGACCTGGACTGGGCCGCCGCGGCCAGCTACGTCCCCGAGTTCTCAGAGGCCATGGTCAAGCTCGAAAAAGGCCAGACCACCCCGGTGCCGGTGAAGACCCAGTTCGGCTGGCACATCATCCGCGTGGACGACGTCCGCCAGGCCGAGCTGCCCAAGATGGAAGACATCAAACCGCAGATCGCCCAACAGATGCAACAGCAAAAACTCACCGAGTTCCAGAAGACCCTGCGCGAGAAGGCAAAGATCGAATAA
- a CDS encoding BolA family protein translates to MNDACTPTAAAIEAQLRAVLTPTELEVLDESASHAGHSGSNGLGFGTHFRVRIAAPGFAGLSRVARHRLVYDALQKFTDAGLHALAIEIKA, encoded by the coding sequence GTGAACGACGCTTGCACACCCACCGCGGCGGCCATCGAAGCGCAATTGCGCGCCGTGCTCACCCCCACCGAACTGGAGGTGCTGGACGAAAGTGCGTCCCACGCGGGGCATTCGGGGTCCAACGGTTTGGGCTTTGGCACCCACTTCCGCGTGCGCATCGCAGCGCCCGGTTTTGCCGGCCTGAGCCGGGTCGCCAGGCACCGCCTTGTGTATGATGCGCTGCAAAAATTCACCGACGCGGGACTGCACGCACTGGCCATTGAAATCAAGGCTTGA
- a CDS encoding septation protein A, with translation MRFLIDFFPIALFVIAYKMADIYTATAVLMAATVVQSSIIYGIDRKLQTLQKVTLVLILVFGSLTLFLQDERFIKWKPTVLYASMAIVLAAALWIWKKNFLKLLLGSQLSLPDGVWARLTVAWVGYFLFMAAINAYVAAYYSTEDWVNFKLWGYVFPVVFIVGQGLYISRFLKDDPVEKS, from the coding sequence ATGCGTTTCCTCATCGACTTCTTTCCCATCGCCCTGTTCGTCATCGCCTACAAGATGGCCGACATCTACACCGCCACCGCGGTGTTGATGGCAGCCACGGTGGTGCAAAGCAGCATCATCTACGGCATTGACCGCAAACTGCAGACGCTGCAGAAGGTCACGCTGGTGCTCATCCTGGTGTTCGGCTCCCTCACCCTCTTCCTGCAGGACGAGCGCTTCATCAAGTGGAAACCCACCGTGCTCTACGCGAGCATGGCCATCGTGCTGGCTGCCGCGTTGTGGATCTGGAAGAAGAATTTCCTCAAGCTCCTGCTGGGCAGCCAACTGAGCCTGCCCGACGGCGTGTGGGCCCGGCTCACGGTGGCGTGGGTGGGTTACTTCCTGTTCATGGCGGCCATCAACGCCTATGTGGCGGCCTACTACTCCACCGAAGACTGGGTCAACTTCAAGCTCTGGGGCTATGTCTTCCCGGTGGTCTTCATCGTTGGCCAGGGGCTGTACATCTCGCGCTTCCTCAAGGACGACCCGGTGGAGAAATCGTGA